A genomic region of Papaver somniferum cultivar HN1 chromosome 7, ASM357369v1, whole genome shotgun sequence contains the following coding sequences:
- the LOC113298906 gene encoding uncharacterized protein LOC113298906, with translation MAMRNFYNGIKGLKVKELPAHLKPIFTVDHVKKTVSKGMDNYHQKYILTGSIDPLLHVCFGGMVFSYLVALPEERRHLAHAKEHAAAH, from the coding sequence ATGGCGATGAGAAATTTCTACAACGGAATCAAAGGATTGAAAGTGAAAGAATTACCAGCACATTTGAAACCAATCTTTACAGTTGATCATGTTAAGAAAACAGTTAGCAAGGGGATGGATAATTATCATCAGAAATATATCTTAACTGGTTCCATCGATCCACTTCTTCATGTTTGTTTTGGTGGTATGGTGTTCTCCTACCTTGTTGCTCTCCCTGAAGAACGCCGTCATCTTGCTCATGCCAAAGAACATGCTGCTGCTCACTGA
- the LOC113298907 gene encoding uncharacterized protein LOC113298907 isoform X3 — MHVLAFCRPRDTQWRTKVLSITAPDDDGYALDIESLLCFKGDLYAFCSESHFKDNWLIKIKIQKLWHHVVGNKQIKYVTIIDLAYADFTWIGGGEEYSRYSEHWVESGNEIFKVHLNCSNRGFRKVASTHIFKLDFSSMTWVLLKSLDDHVLFLCSNMDILYSRKCYSTSTACCAAADMGLEKGCLFYTLLEDETLYIFEVEDNATAVIMTCLKLPAPWFMPTCIMMPTTENRFT, encoded by the exons ATGCACGTACTAGCTTTTTGTCGACCTAGAGATACACAATGGAGAACAAAGGTGTTGTCTATAACTGCACCTGATGATGATGGCTATGCACTAGATATTGAATCCCTGCTTTGCTTTAAAGGTGATCTATATGCATTCTGTAGCGAATCACACTTTAAAGACAATTGGCTTATAAAGATTAAGATACAAAAACTATGGCATCATGTTGTCGGTAATAAACAAATCAAATATGTTACAATTATCGACTTAGCGTACGCCGATTTCACATGGATAGGTGGAGGTGAGGAGTACAGTCGTTACTCCGAACATTGGGTTGAATCTGGTAATGAAATCTTCAAAGTTCATTTAAATTGCAGTAATAGAGGATTTAGAAAAGTTGCCTCGACACATATCTTCAAATTGGATTTCTCATCAATGACTTGGGTTTTGTTGAAGTCGTTGGATGATCATGTTCTTTTTTTGTGCTCAAACATGGATATATTATACTCTAGAAAGTGTTATTCAACTTCCACAGCGTGTTGCGCTGCGGCTGACATGGGTCTTGAAAAGGGTTGCTTGTTCTATACACTACTTGAAGATGAAACCTTGTACATATTTGAAGTTGAAGACAATGCTACTGCAGTTATCATGACGTGTTTAAAGCTTCCAGCTCCATGGTTTATGCCCACTTGTATAATGATGCCCACAACAGAAAACAG ATTTACCTGA
- the LOC113298907 gene encoding uncharacterized protein LOC113298907 isoform X5 — MEAPWLVFPHGKGGGEEYSRYSEHWVESGNEIFKVHLNCSNRGFRKVASTHIFKLDFSSMTWVLLKSLDDHVLFLCSNMDILYSRKCYSTSTACCAAADMGLEKGCLFYTLLEDETLYIFEVEDNATAVIMTCLKLPAPWFMPTCIMMPTTENRCYNPFFKRWTASIV, encoded by the exons ATGGAAGCACCTTGGCTTGTTTTCCCTCATGGAAAAG GTGGAGGTGAGGAGTACAGTCGTTACTCCGAACATTGGGTTGAATCTGGTAATGAAATCTTCAAAGTTCATTTAAATTGCAGTAATAGAGGATTTAGAAAAGTTGCCTCGACACATATCTTCAAATTGGATTTCTCATCAATGACTTGGGTTTTGTTGAAGTCGTTGGATGATCATGTTCTTTTTTTGTGCTCAAACATGGATATATTATACTCTAGAAAGTGTTATTCAACTTCCACAGCGTGTTGCGCTGCGGCTGACATGGGTCTTGAAAAGGGTTGCTTGTTCTATACACTACTTGAAGATGAAACCTTGTACATATTTGAAGTTGAAGACAATGCTACTGCAGTTATCATGACGTGTTTAAAGCTTCCAGCTCCATGGTTTATGCCCACTTGTATAATGATGCCCACAACAGAAAACAG GTGCTACAATCCGTTTTTCAAAAGATGGACGGCTTCTATTGTCTAA
- the LOC113295448 gene encoding putative RING-H2 finger protein ATL21A produces the protein MEYPNTSNERIENTDDDHPKNASVKYKYDESRLNKLELQYAAAKQDYAEKYKAYMDAKESNMKETDADNYNILDEEQKKALCSRKPSHLLLSLCFFLTFIAGQNNCPISYQCSYVENEPQISYPFRVIDRQGEGCGYPGFDLTCNTFDKPVLKLPHSGDFLVRKVDYVNKEIRLYDQGNCLARRFQQQNLDIHLSPFKAFGYQTLNFYNCPPSATNNPPNELAGKFLGVPCLSDQRNTVLYTISSGSPSDGKISQVFMSLGCLINAPITIPVPLAAVTNAYAYELIHGDLYLTWVDPDPNGAVNEPKNPLGGDKPDSDDAAYNFMKLLKAIGPIIGVIGAIGTIITIYKCCCSTPTPVAITVEFV, from the exons ATGGAGTACCCAAATACTTCAAATGAACGCATTGAGAATACTGACGATGATCATCCAAAGAACGCGTCTGTGAAATACAAGTATGATGAGAGTCGTTTGAATAAACTAGAGTTGCAATATGCAGCAGCTAAACAAGATTACGCAGAGAAGTACAAAGCATACATGGATGCCAAAGAGAGTAACATGAAGGAAACCGATGCGGACAACTACAACATTTTAGATGAGGAACAGAAGAAGGCCCTATGCAG TCGAAAACCCTCACACTTATTGTTGTCTCTCTGCTTTTTCCTGACGTTCATCGCTGGTCAAAACAATTGTCCAATAAGTTATCAATGCAGCTACGTTGAGAATGAACCGCAGATATCCTACCCGTTCAGAGTAATAGATCGCCAGGGTGAAGGATGTGGttacccaggttttgatctcaCATGCAACACTTTCGATAAACCAGTTCTTAAACTACCACATTCGGGAGATTTTCTTGTTCGAAAAGTCGATTATGTCAACAAAGAGATACGACTCTACGACCAGGGTAATTGCCTCGCGCGACGCTTTCAACAACAAAACCTGGACATTCACTTGTCACCATTCAAGGCTTTTGGTTATCAGACTTTGAACTTCTATAATTGTCCACCATCAGCAACTAATAATCCACCCAATGAACTTGCTGGAAAGTTTTTAGGTGTTCCTTGCCTTAGTGATCAGCGAAACACCGTACTTTATACAATTTCTTCGGGCAGTCCTTCTGATGGCAAGATTAGccaagttttcatgagtttaggctGTCTGATAAATGCACCTATCACTATTCCTGTACCCTTGGCTGCTGTTACTAATGCTTACGCGTATGAATTGATCCATGGTGATCTTTATCTTACATGGGTCGACCCAG atcCAAATGGAGCAGTAAATGAACCGAAAAACCCACTAGGTGGTGACAAGCCAG ATTCAGATGATGCAGCATATAATTTCATGAAATTACTCAAAGCGATAGGGCCGATTATTGGTGTCATCGGTGCCATCGGGACAATAATAACAATATACAAAT GCTGCTGCAGTACCCCGACGCCAGTGGCAATTACTGTTGAATTTGTGTGA
- the LOC113298907 gene encoding uncharacterized protein LOC113298907 isoform X2 produces the protein MHVLAFCRPRDTQWRTKVLSITAPDDDGYALDIESLLCFKGDLYAFCSESHFKDNWLIKIKIQKLWHHVVGNKQIKYVTIIDLAYADFTWIGGGEEYSRYSEHWVESGNEIFKVHLNCSNRGFRKVASTHIFKLDFSSMTWVLLKSLDDHVLFLCSNMDILYSRKCYSTSTACCAAADMGLEKGCLFYTLLEDETLYIFEVEDNATAVIMTCLKLPAPWFMPTCIMMPTTENRWTASIV, from the exons ATGCACGTACTAGCTTTTTGTCGACCTAGAGATACACAATGGAGAACAAAGGTGTTGTCTATAACTGCACCTGATGATGATGGCTATGCACTAGATATTGAATCCCTGCTTTGCTTTAAAGGTGATCTATATGCATTCTGTAGCGAATCACACTTTAAAGACAATTGGCTTATAAAGATTAAGATACAAAAACTATGGCATCATGTTGTCGGTAATAAACAAATCAAATATGTTACAATTATCGACTTAGCGTACGCCGATTTCACATGGATAGGTGGAGGTGAGGAGTACAGTCGTTACTCCGAACATTGGGTTGAATCTGGTAATGAAATCTTCAAAGTTCATTTAAATTGCAGTAATAGAGGATTTAGAAAAGTTGCCTCGACACATATCTTCAAATTGGATTTCTCATCAATGACTTGGGTTTTGTTGAAGTCGTTGGATGATCATGTTCTTTTTTTGTGCTCAAACATGGATATATTATACTCTAGAAAGTGTTATTCAACTTCCACAGCGTGTTGCGCTGCGGCTGACATGGGTCTTGAAAAGGGTTGCTTGTTCTATACACTACTTGAAGATGAAACCTTGTACATATTTGAAGTTGAAGACAATGCTACTGCAGTTATCATGACGTGTTTAAAGCTTCCAGCTCCATGGTTTATGCCCACTTGTATAATGATGCCCACAACAGAAAACAG ATGGACGGCTTCTATTGTCTAA
- the LOC113298907 gene encoding F-box/kelch-repeat protein At3g18720-like isoform X4, giving the protein MSEVKPSATDSNGSTLACFPSWKSYHDVFKASSSMVYAHLYNDAHNRKQVNTASMQPQLSYIYHTLLFVRFLITVGATIRFSKDGRLLLSNGKKIVFCYNPFTRAIIFLPDLPDNYVLGGMSFSSVPTSRDCVVIAVSNWFDFVGYDEIFFLVTEPGKGATDWDVRDFDYEGRCEDYFMPCINNPVFYDRAFYCLDCNGMLGVFNMTGDSSWEILPKSLIQVIWWSVIKSFY; this is encoded by the exons ATGAGCGAAGTGAAACCCAGCGCCACCGATTCCAATGGAAGCACCTTGGCTTGTTTTCCCTCATGGAAAAG TTATCATGACGTGTTTAAAGCTTCCAGCTCCATGGTTTATGCCCACTTGTATAATGATGCCCACAACAGAAAACAGGTAAATACAGCATCAATGCAACCACAACTATCTTATATTTATCATACACTGTTATTTGTTAGGTTTCTAATTACTGTAGGTGCTACAATCCGTTTTTCAAAAGATGGACGGCTTCTATTGTCTAACGGGAAAAAAATTGTATTCTGCTACAATCCCTTCACAAGAGCAATCATTTTTCTTCCAGATTTACCTGATAATTATGTACTTGGTGGAATGTCATTCTCGTCGGTACCAACTTCTCGCGATTGTGTGGTGATTGCTGTCTCCAATTGGTTTGACTTCGTAGGTTacgatgagattttttttttggtcactGAACCGGGAAAGGGTGCAACTGATTGGGATGTTCGTGACTTTGATTATGAAGGCCGCTGTGAGGACTACTTTATGCCGTGTATTAACAACCCGGTTTTCTATGACAGGGCTTTCTACTGCTTAGATTGTAATGGGATGTTAGGAGTTTTTAATATGACTGGTGATTCCAGTTGGGAAATACTTCCGAAGTCCTTGATCCAAGTTATCTGGTGGAGTGTGATAAAAAGCTTTTACTAG
- the LOC113298907 gene encoding uncharacterized protein LOC113298907 isoform X1 — protein MHVLAFCRPRDTQWRTKVLSITAPDDDGYALDIESLLCFKGDLYAFCSESHFKDNWLIKIKIQKLWHHVVGNKQIKYVTIIDLAYADFTWIGGGEEYSRYSEHWVESGNEIFKVHLNCSNRGFRKVASTHIFKLDFSSMTWVLLKSLDDHVLFLCSNMDILYSRKCYSTSTACCAAADMGLEKGCLFYTLLEDETLYIFEVEDNATAVIMTCLKLPAPWFMPTCIMMPTTENRCYNPFFKRWTASIV, from the exons ATGCACGTACTAGCTTTTTGTCGACCTAGAGATACACAATGGAGAACAAAGGTGTTGTCTATAACTGCACCTGATGATGATGGCTATGCACTAGATATTGAATCCCTGCTTTGCTTTAAAGGTGATCTATATGCATTCTGTAGCGAATCACACTTTAAAGACAATTGGCTTATAAAGATTAAGATACAAAAACTATGGCATCATGTTGTCGGTAATAAACAAATCAAATATGTTACAATTATCGACTTAGCGTACGCCGATTTCACATGGATAGGTGGAGGTGAGGAGTACAGTCGTTACTCCGAACATTGGGTTGAATCTGGTAATGAAATCTTCAAAGTTCATTTAAATTGCAGTAATAGAGGATTTAGAAAAGTTGCCTCGACACATATCTTCAAATTGGATTTCTCATCAATGACTTGGGTTTTGTTGAAGTCGTTGGATGATCATGTTCTTTTTTTGTGCTCAAACATGGATATATTATACTCTAGAAAGTGTTATTCAACTTCCACAGCGTGTTGCGCTGCGGCTGACATGGGTCTTGAAAAGGGTTGCTTGTTCTATACACTACTTGAAGATGAAACCTTGTACATATTTGAAGTTGAAGACAATGCTACTGCAGTTATCATGACGTGTTTAAAGCTTCCAGCTCCATGGTTTATGCCCACTTGTATAATGATGCCCACAACAGAAAACAG GTGCTACAATCCGTTTTTCAAAAGATGGACGGCTTCTATTGTCTAA